The nucleotide window TCTTCTCTGACATCTGGAAAGTTTTTTCTAAAAAAACTAATCACCCTTTTAATTTCCGGATCTGTTGCATTTCCTTTCGTTTTTATGTCCACCAAAAGCGTTTGGATGTCATTCCAGCGTTTAAGACCTTCTGAGGGGAAAAACCGATAATCCCGCAATCCCAGATACCGAAGATCCAGTGAAGTGATTTTATAAATTTGAATGGATGAAATGATCCAATCAAACCAAAATGGCTCGCCCGAAAGGGTATGTCCTGTGGATATGAAAAACAGTGCGGGAATCTGAAATTTCTTTAAAACAGGAAGTGCCAGTTTGTAGTTATTGACAAAACCATCGTCAAAGGTCACCAAAAAATTTAAGGTATCTTTTCTCAAAGTATCCTTCTGAAACAGGTCTGACGGCTGAATAAACTGTCCCAGTTCCAATAACTTGCGTATTTGAAACTCAAAAGAACTCTTCTTTACCCTTAACCATGATCTGAAATCATCATCGTCACATAAATCATGATACATCAATACAACCACAACAGCATGCTTATGTGATTTATTCATGATTATAGTTAAGGTTTGATTGCCAAGTATCTGCTTTAATTTTTTTTTTACCATGGGGCCATTGCACGACCACCCCGATCAGCCGATATTAGGATGGCCGCGGTGATCACAACCACCTTTCATTATTGAAATATGGTTTAAAACCGGTGTAGTTGCACCGAAAACGACCTTGCTCTTGGAACGAATCTTTAGGGCAAATCGGTTTTCGTGTCAAGCGTATTGCTTGGGTTGATCGGATGCAACAGGCACCAAATTGTCGAAATGATCGTTTTGAAAAAATATTTAAAAAAAAAATGGCAGCGATACTGGAAACAGAAACTGGACATCGAAGGTAATTCAGCATCCGGATCGTTAAGGGCATCAATGTCCTGAACATTATCAACCATCAATTGGAAAATTAGCGCAAACGTTTACAATAGTCTTTTATGACAGCATTATATATTGCAATCTGGTTTTTTATACCTATACCCAAAGGTAGCATTTTAAAAAAATTTTGATGTCGTGAATATATTGCACTTCTAATTGCATACTTTACATAATCTTTTGATACATCTATTATTTTTTGGTGCTTTTTATTTAATAAATGTTTTGAATAAAGATCAATTTTTTTTAAATACTTTATTTTATCAGATTCTTTTACTAAGTCAGGTATTCCATTTTCATTAATTGTACAGGGAACAATATCCACAATTTCAACCTGATTCTTACCTAAAGCTAAATGCACTATAACTGTCCACCTTGAACCTTTATATGGTTCTGAAAAAATAAAATTACCTAAGCTATAAAAAATCAATTTATTATTGTAAGTTTCTATTCCTTGTACAAAATGCGGATGATGACCTAATATACAATCAGCTCCTGATTCTATAATTTGATGAGACATCTCAATCATCTCAATTGTAGGATAATGAACATGTTCATGTCCCCAGTGCATGGAAACTATTAGACAGTCAACTTTGTCTTTAAGTTCGTTTATTTCTGTAATACTTTTTTCTCTCCCCTTTTTAATAAATTTTGCAGGCCCTTCTATTCCTTTACCAGCATAACCAATATGAGGACCAAAAAGATAACTATATGAAAGAAACCCAACGGTAATATTATGCTTTTTTATTTTAACCGGAAATTGCCTGTTATTTATTGAATTACCACTTACTCTGATACTATGTTTTTTTAAATTTATATGTGTTTTACTAAAGGCTTTGGCACCATAATCAAATACATGATTATTCGCAATGGATAGAACGTCAAATCCAATTCTATGAAGTTCATGAGAAATAAATTCTGGTGCACAAAACGTAATGTGAGGATTTTTACCACTGAGGGGCTTTCCAACATCAGATATAGGAGTTTCCAAGTTACCAAATAAAATATCTTTTCCCCCAAAAAAAGGCTTGATTTTTTTGGAAATAAAGTATCTTTCATGTCTTTCAATGTATTTTTTTACTTCTCTAGAGAACATCATATCGCCTACAGCAACTAATCTGATCATTTTTAACGCTTCCTTTTTATAATGTTCTCAAATAGAACCTTTTCAAAATTTTTTATTAATAATTTTTCAGAAAAGTGATTTTTTATTCTCTCTTTTGAATTAACCGACATACTCTTACGCATAGTATTATTCATTATAATTTTGTGAATTGCGGATGCCAGTGCGACAGAATCCTTTGGTGGTACAATATATCCTGTTTTACCATTAATAACACATTCAGGATTACCACCAACACCTGTAGCCACAACTGGTAAACCAGCAGTCATGGATTCTAAAACAGAATTGGACATACCCTCGCTAAGGGAAGGGATAACGGAGATATCCATTTTTTTTAAAACAAACGGAACATACTCATGAGAAATATTCCTCGTAAAAGTAATAAAATTTTCTAAGTTATTATCTTTAATATACTGCAAAATTTCTTCATAGTAACTTCCCTTATGATCATATACAATGCCGATAAAATAAAGGTGAAATTTAATATTATCTTTTTTTAATATATTTACTGCTTCAACCAAATATTTTTGTCCTTTTATCGGGCGTATGTTAGCAAGACAACAAATCTTAGTATATTCTTGGGATATATCACATTGAAATATATCACCATTTTTTTGTTGGGAGGTGTTAAAATTTTTAAAATTGACTCCGTTAGGGATTACTGTTATTATATTTGGTTTTATTTTTTGTGTTTTTACTACTTGGTTTTTAACTGCAGATGAAACCGCTATAATATGAGAAAAGATATTATTAATGATACGATATGTCTTTATGTGTCTGCTTTTTAGATTATAACCCATATCACGCCTACTTGAAATAACAACCACTCCTGTTAAAAATTTAATAACAGCACCTAAATAATCGGATTTTAAATGGTATGTAACAAGCACATCAATTTTTTTTGTTTTTATTATTTTAACAAGTGTGAAAAGTGATTTTAAACCGTTAAATGAATTAATCTTTTTAAGAGATAAATCTTTTAAAAAGAAACCATCATTTCTCATTAAAGTAGCGAGTTCTCCACCTTTCATGCAGGAAATTAGAACTATATGCCCGCGTTTTCTCAATCCTTTTGAAAGCATGTATAAGTTCTGTTCTGCTCCGCCAGTTCTTTTTAGGAGTTCAATTAAAAACAATATTTTTAATTTTTTATACATAATGAGACCTTTACACAACCAACATGATTCGGATGGTTGATGCTCTATTTTTCCTATAACCTCCCCCTACAGCCCCTCCGAAACCACCCAACCCAAGGCAGGAATGATAAAAAAAATACTAATTCATTTTGTTCTATACACGGCAATATCTATATTCTTATTGAGTTATTCGTTGTAATTCTTTTTTTTAAAGAAATAGCGAACCAATTGATTAACATGAAAAACGAAAGGCATTGGATCATCGGTTGAATAGTAGGCTTCGATTCTATTCCCTCTAACGGATTTAATCCATTGAAAAATAGTTTTACGATTAAATAATACATCTTTTTTTACACAAAAGTTTTTAAAATCACTTATAATATCGACCCATTTAATGCACATTTTATTATCTTTGTAAACATCTATAGGATGACCCAACAAATCAGAATATGCAATTTGGGCAAAATTGATTCCGGCTTTAGTAGGTAAGCTATTTTGTACCCATGGTCTAGTATTAATTTCAATTACTTTAAATTCATTATCATTTAAATCATATGCATATTCTATCTCGCATAAACCTTGATATTTAATTTTCTTCAAGAAGTCTAAAATAATGTTACCATAGTTTTTCACAGAAATATCATTGCAAGTTTGAACCAGAGTGCCGATTCCAAAATCTGGGTTTTGGTGTAATTTTTCTGTAAAATAGGTGGCTTTGATATTAGAATTACGGTCTATATATGCATATGCTGAATATTGAGCCTTAAGGTTAAGCAATTCTTGTGTAATGCAGTCAATATTTAAGCGAAGAAGCTTAAGTGCGACTTGTTTATACATTTCACGAGTATCTATTTTAATTGCCTTTTTTCCAAGCTTTTGCAAACTCCTAAATCCCACAGGTTTAAAAATACATGGAAATTTAATGAGGTCTAAATTGTCATTTAAAGATGTTTTATCTGAAAAAATTTTTGGGTGGGCAATATGATAGGCGCTGAATAATTTGTAAATCCGGGCCTTGTTATTAATAGTCTCGATAATATTATCACAGGGGTTAGAGAATAAATAATTTTTTTTCAAGACATTTGAGTGTTCAGAAATAAACAATACAAACTCATCAGATGTGGGAAATAAAACTTGTTTGTGATCTGAATGGCGATTATTGAAATAAAGGAATTTAAGTAATTGGTCTTTATCAGCAACAACTATTTTTTTGTTGCAATAGCGAGATTTGAATCCAACCTGCTTAGAATCAAAATCGATTCCTATAACAAGTATATTGCTGCGGCCAAGATTTCTAGCCACATGTAATCCTGTGATATTCATGCCCAAGATTATTGCTTCTACACTTTTTGATTTAATATTATTCATATAACGATTTTTTTGATTCCGATTAAAAGTCGGATCATAAAAATTTTGATTGAATAACATTTCCCAATAATTCTCCAACTTAAATTTAAATACATATTAACGGATGCTTTGTTCCAAGTATAAATAATTCCAACAAATTCTTTATATCCATCTGATTTTAAGATTTGCATCATTTTGGACATTAATAATTGTCCTAATCCTTTTTTCCTATGAGATGCAGAAATATATGAATTAAAACTAAATGCTTTTGACTTTTTAAGAGTGATATTTTTTTTAAATTCAGGAATATAAACATTGTTGATTCCACTCCAGGACCAACCAACAATTGAATCCTCGTATTCTAATACAATAAAATAATATCCATGAATCAGTCTTTTCTTTACTTCATCTATATCAAATGGTGGTTTAAAATCCATTTTCATAATCGCCTTATTAATCGCGTGAATATCATATGACTTAACGTTTGTTATTTGCTTAACAGTATACTTAGGATGTTCAACATTAAATTTCAGAGGATCAATCTTGAATAATGTTTCAAGATTGACATAAATGATAAAAAATTTTTTAATATCAAAAAAATTTTTTATATTTATAGTGATCATAACTCAACTTTCGGGATTGATTCCCAAAACAATCGATTGAATTCTCCGGCCTATCGAGACCCTTGCTGACATCCAAGTTTATTCCGACAAAAACCCCATGAAAAGATACTATGGTCGAGATATTTTTTTATACAAACGCAATTATAAGAACAGGTAAAGTAATTAAAAACCGTTTTTCACCCATTGAAATACTTTGCTTTTTGCCGACAACAAAAAGGGATGTTTTTCAATATTTGGTAGAATCGCAAGCATCAGAAATGCTAAAGAACGTCCTTTTAAATTATTATTGAAAATTGTCATTCCTTTTCTCTGTTTTTGAGTGGGTGTCCAGTCTTTTTTATAAGGCTCGTCCCCCCTTATCGTATGTATAATTCCAGCATTTTCCTTATCAATTATATACTGCATAAGTTCTGATCGTAAAATTGTTGTTGGACTAAATTTACTATATTCAAGGTCATAAACGGATTCCAGAAAGTAAACTGAATTTTTATAATTCATACGAATGTGGCATGATATGGGTAAATTATTAAAAAAAAGGATCGCAAACCTCAGCCATCCTTTTTCCATAGCAGATTTTCTAAGTTCCTTTAAAAAAAAATTGTCCTTTTCAGGATGTTTCCAACTATGCTCTCTAACATAATTATAGATGCGTATATAATCATCAAATTTATTTTTATTTGTACCATTTTCAAAACGCAAATCACCTTTACCTTGCAATCTTCGTTTTCTTTTTCCCAGCTCTTTTCTAATATTTTTAGAGCGTTTCTGAAGGTATTCACACCCTGAATAGCTTATTTTTTCCAACACCCAATCATTGTAACAAAAATATTCTCTTCGTTTGAATCCAATCGTATTTGCCACATTTTTCAAAATATTAAAATAATGATCTTCTTCAGGTATGGAATCCAATTCCATAATATCCCAATCTCTGTAAACATCAAAAAAGAAACGAAAAATCTTTAACAGACAATCAGACATCACTCTGATATCATGGTCTTTATAGATGATATTTTTAATAGGGGAATGAATATTTCCAAGCAAAGAAACAATTCTGGCTTTCAAGTTTTTTTTAAAAAAGATTGATTTTATATGCAATGGTGCAATAGCAACAACCCTATCCTGCTGATAAAGCAATAAAATAAAAAGTTCGTTATCTTTCAGGAAGTGCTTTATCCATATTCTAAACCAGTCAAAACACAAAAATGGCATATGTGTTTTCTGGTTTTCGAGCAGTTCGTCCCATACCGTTCTTAATTGATAAAAACTTTCCAGGTCAGAAACCACTCTGATGGAATATCCATCCGCTAAATGATATAGTTTTTCATTCATTGCATTCCGTATTTTTTGCAGATAAAATCACAGCAACAATTCAAGTAAAATCCATTATGGCTTTTCGTTTTCTGATGACGCGGATATCATGATCACAAACCATCAATTCCAAGGGGGTTTTGTGTCCCAAGAAAAGAAGAGGACTGGAACTTAAGCCATAGCTCCCCGAATTTAAAAAACCAATCAGATGGCCCACCACAGGCGTTTCCACTGAAACTTTTTTCCCCATCAAATCCAGGGGCGTACACAAAGGCCCCACTAAATTACAGGTCATTATAGGAGCCATGGGGGCTGAAAAATTTTTTACAATGTAATTTTTTCTCAACAATGCCCCCAGGTTTCCGGAGGCTGCCAGGTGGTGATTCATGCCACCGTCCAGCACAAAAAAATATTCCCCTCGTGACATTTTTTCGCTGACCACACGCGTAACATAAATGCCTGCAGAGCTGACAAGATACCGCCCCAATTCAATTACAAAACGAGGCGTATCTTTCACTGATTCTTTATAGGCCTCAATGGGTGCCTTTATTGAAGAGGCAATTTTATTCAGATCAATGCCCACATTCTCATTGTAATAGGAGACCCCGAAACCACCGCCGAAATTTATCCAACGGCACTCAACCCCATATTCTTTTTTTAACTGCCAGGCAATTTCAAGGGTGTTTATAATATTTTTCGACAAAGCCTCTTCGTTCATGCACTGAGAGCCGGCGTAAACATGAATGCCCTGAAAATTAAAAATATCAGGGGCACTTTTTATATATTCAATTGCGCCGCCTATATGTTCTTCATCAATGCCGAACTGTGTGGCCTTGCCCCCCATTTTCACTGCAAACTCATTGATGAGAAGTTTCGGGTTAATGCGAACAGCAATGTTTGCCCGAGCCCCCAGTCGTGGAACATTTTTTTTTATATCTTCAAGCTCTCTTATGGACTCAACACTGATGATACCTACTTCGCTTTTAATAGCTGCCTCAATGTCCTGTTTCGTCTTCCCGGGTCCTGCATAGCTCAACCGGGCTGCCTCATATCCGGATATCAGTGCCTGGTTCATTTCTCCCTCCGAGGAAATATCGAGGCCGTCAACTTCCTCTCTTATTTCTTTCAATATCTCCAGGTTGGGGTTGGCCTTCATGGCATAGAACAGGGAGAGGTTGTTTCCAAATGCCTTTTTGAAGCCGGATATTTTCTGCTTGATGGTCTCCAGATCGTAAAGGTAAAAGGGTGTTTCGAACTCATCTGCCAGATCTTCAAAACAAACATCTCTCAGATACAGTTTCCCATTTCGTTCTTTAAGCTTCATTTTTTTCTCACGCCTGTTTGTTTGGTTTACTCTGCGGCCCCTTTTCGATCCATTTTTGTTTAATAAAGGCACGATCAACTTTATCATTTGCTGTTTTTTTAAATTCATTTTCAAAATATATTTCATGCGGAACCATATAAGCAGGAAGGGTCTTCCTGCATGCCTGAAGAACTGCCGGTTTTTCAAGCTGCCGGTTGCCTGTCTCAAGGACAGCAACAATATTCTGATCACCACTTTGCATAGACCTGCTGAAAACTACAGCACTTGCCACATCCGGTATGGCAACCAGGCCTTCCTCTATTTCGGTGGGACTGATCCTGTAACCGGAGGTTTTAATCATCTCATCCCTTCTTGAAACAAAATACAGAAACCCTTGCTCGTCTTTTTTTACGATATCCCCGGAATATACCACCCTATCATCCAGGTGATCCTGACCTCCCGATAATGGGTTTTTTCTGAAAACCGCCCTTGTTTTTTCAGGATCGTTCCAGTATCCCCTAGTTACCAACGCCCCCCTGTGTACCAGTTCCCCTGGCTCCCCTGGCGCGCATTCCAGGCCATCCTTGTTGATAACCATTATTTCAACGTTGGGGATGGCCTTTCCCATGGAATCAGGGTGCCTGTCCAACTCTTCCGGCGGAAGATATGTGCTTCTGAAGGCTTCGGTAAGTCCATACATCAGGTAGATCGCTGTATCCGGGAAAAAATCACGCATCTTATCAACAATGCTTCTGGGTACCTTTCCGCCCGTATTGGTAATATACCTCAGATCTGGAAAGTGCTGCCTGGATTTTGCACCATATTTTTCATTCAACAACTTGGACCATATTGGAATCATACCTGCAAAACCGGTTATTTTCTCTTCCCGCAATACTTTTAAAAGGTCGTTTGGAAGGAAAAAATGGTGCATCACAAGTGTGGCACCACACAAGATCGAACTGGTCGCCTGGTTGAGGCCATAATCAAAATTAAACGGCAGTACACTGATCAGCCTGTCCGTTTGTAATATTCTAAGATAATCACTTACAATTGTGGCACCATCCACTACGGTTCGGTGAGGAACAACAACACCCTTTGGCAGCCCGGTGGAACCTGATGTATAAATAAGACAGGCGGTATCATCTGAAACCTGTTCAATCCGGCTGTTATCTGCAGCCAGGGACGTTTTGACCTGCTGCCACACGGGATGGGAAGTTTCAATTTTTGTCCTGTCCATGAAAAGAAACTGTTTTGGTTTGTCAATTGAGTTTGCCTGAAAGATTTTTCCCGTGGTAATCAACAGCTTAATATCGCAATCGCTGATTATATGATCAATTTGATTTTTTTTGAGTATCGGATTTAAAAATACAAAGATACCACCGGCCATTGATATGCCGAACATACTTATCAATTGCTCTATCGATTTTTCCAATAATATACCGACGCGATCACCCTTTTTAATGCCCAAAGCGATCAGCAGACCTTTCATTTTCAATGAATCTTCATATAATTCAGCGTATGTGATGCTTCTTTCCTTCTGTTTTGCGGCCTCTTTTTCCAGATATTTGGCAGCACTGTCCTCCAACAAATGGCCTACAAGATAGGGACGCAAACTCATACAATTGCCTTTTTATCTTTAATAAAGCGCGTTATTGCCAAAATGGTTGTAAAATTTTCTACGGTCAAGTCATCCTCATCCGGTGTAACACCAAACGACTCTTCGATAAACGCAAGGAGTTCCATTATCCCCATGGAATCAATGATCCCCTCATCAATTAAAGGCGTATCCATGACCACATCAGTTCCGGTTTGCTCTTTCAAATAGCTGATCAAAACTGTTTCGATTTCCATTTACAATTGTCCTTTCTATCCTTTTTCAACTTTCACCCGCCCCCTTTTGGTCGCTTGACCCTCAAGGGGGAGCTCAGATAAAATATTAAAGACTTACTATGCTGGCTTCATGAGTACTGTGAGAGGCTTTCTTTCCTCTAAAATACATCCAGATCTCCGATATGAATTATCCAACCCGTATCCGGCAATGGTTTGAAAGTCCTTGTGATAAAATCAAAATCCCAGCGTTTTATGAATAAGTGTTTTTTGAGGGCATTTTCATACCAGCAATCCGGTGTTGCATAAATAACAAGACGTCTCAAACCTTCCTTCCTTGCGATGCAGGAAAGTGTGGAAATTGCTTTTTCAAACCATTTTATATCATTTCTTTTCAGCTGAATATCCACTATTTTTTTCTCAAATCCTTTATCGTGCGTGGCACAATAGCCAATGACATCCCCTTTGTACTTGATATAATACCCGGTGACACCATAGTGCTTATTGCTCAGAAATTTCCAGTTAAGAAAAGCAGGGGTTTTGTAAAAGTAGAGTTGATCAGACGCACTTAAACAATCTTCAATGACGGGTTTCAGGACATCTGGGTCAAACAGATTTACTTTTTCAAATATCAAGCCCTGATGCAATTTTCCGGGGCGAACAAGGGATAACAGGCCCTCCCGGGTGAGACCGGTGTACTTAGTGGCTTTTTTGTATACTTGTACTTTCGTGGCAACCTGCCACTTAAAATATTTCAGATAATATTTTTTAGATTCCTCATTGGCAAATGCGCAAAGAACATCCACGTTCT belongs to Desulfobacula toluolica Tol2 and includes:
- a CDS encoding acyl-CoA ligase (AMP-forming), exosortase A system-associated, giving the protein MSLRPYLVGHLLEDSAAKYLEKEAAKQKERSITYAELYEDSLKMKGLLIALGIKKGDRVGILLEKSIEQLISMFGISMAGGIFVFLNPILKKNQIDHIISDCDIKLLITTGKIFQANSIDKPKQFLFMDRTKIETSHPVWQQVKTSLAADNSRIEQVSDDTACLIYTSGSTGLPKGVVVPHRTVVDGATIVSDYLRILQTDRLISVLPFNFDYGLNQATSSILCGATLVMHHFFLPNDLLKVLREEKITGFAGMIPIWSKLLNEKYGAKSRQHFPDLRYITNTGGKVPRSIVDKMRDFFPDTAIYLMYGLTEAFRSTYLPPEELDRHPDSMGKAIPNVEIMVINKDGLECAPGEPGELVHRGALVTRGYWNDPEKTRAVFRKNPLSGGQDHLDDRVVYSGDIVKKDEQGFLYFVSRRDEMIKTSGYRISPTEIEEGLVAIPDVASAVVFSRSMQSGDQNIVAVLETGNRQLEKPAVLQACRKTLPAYMVPHEIYFENEFKKTANDKVDRAFIKQKWIEKGPQSKPNKQA
- a CDS encoding GNAT family N-acetyltransferase, with translation MNEKLYHLADGYSIRVVSDLESFYQLRTVWDELLENQKTHMPFLCFDWFRIWIKHFLKDNELFILLLYQQDRVVAIAPLHIKSIFFKKNLKARIVSLLGNIHSPIKNIIYKDHDIRVMSDCLLKIFRFFFDVYRDWDIMELDSIPEEDHYFNILKNVANTIGFKRREYFCYNDWVLEKISYSGCEYLQKRSKNIRKELGKRKRRLQGKGDLRFENGTNKNKFDDYIRIYNYVREHSWKHPEKDNFFLKELRKSAMEKGWLRFAILFFNNLPISCHIRMNYKNSVYFLESVYDLEYSKFSPTTILRSELMQYIIDKENAGIIHTIRGDEPYKKDWTPTQKQRKGMTIFNNNLKGRSLAFLMLAILPNIEKHPFLLSAKSKVFQWVKNGF
- a CDS encoding pyridoxal-dependent decarboxylase, exosortase A system-associated; its protein translation is MKLKERNGKLYLRDVCFEDLADEFETPFYLYDLETIKQKISGFKKAFGNNLSLFYAMKANPNLEILKEIREEVDGLDISSEGEMNQALISGYEAARLSYAGPGKTKQDIEAAIKSEVGIISVESIRELEDIKKNVPRLGARANIAVRINPKLLINEFAVKMGGKATQFGIDEEHIGGAIEYIKSAPDIFNFQGIHVYAGSQCMNEEALSKNIINTLEIAWQLKKEYGVECRWINFGGGFGVSYYNENVGIDLNKIASSIKAPIEAYKESVKDTPRFVIELGRYLVSSAGIYVTRVVSEKMSRGEYFFVLDGGMNHHLAASGNLGALLRKNYIVKNFSAPMAPIMTCNLVGPLCTPLDLMGKKVSVETPVVGHLIGFLNSGSYGLSSSPLLFLGHKTPLELMVCDHDIRVIRKRKAIMDFT
- a CDS encoding glycosyltransferase, which codes for MYKKLKILFLIELLKRTGGAEQNLYMLSKGLRKRGHIVLISCMKGGELATLMRNDGFFLKDLSLKKINSFNGLKSLFTLVKIIKTKKIDVLVTYHLKSDYLGAVIKFLTGVVVISSRRDMGYNLKSRHIKTYRIINNIFSHIIAVSSAVKNQVVKTQKIKPNIITVIPNGVNFKNFNTSQQKNGDIFQCDISQEYTKICCLANIRPIKGQKYLVEAVNILKKDNIKFHLYFIGIVYDHKGSYYEEILQYIKDNNLENFITFTRNISHEYVPFVLKKMDISVIPSLSEGMSNSVLESMTAGLPVVATGVGGNPECVINGKTGYIVPPKDSVALASAIHKIIMNNTMRKSMSVNSKERIKNHFSEKLLIKNFEKVLFENIIKRKR
- a CDS encoding GNAT family N-acetyltransferase, whose amino-acid sequence is MITINIKNFFDIKKFFIIYVNLETLFKIDPLKFNVEHPKYTVKQITNVKSYDIHAINKAIMKMDFKPPFDIDEVKKRLIHGYYFIVLEYEDSIVGWSWSGINNVYIPEFKKNITLKKSKAFSFNSYISASHRKKGLGQLLMSKMMQILKSDGYKEFVGIIYTWNKASVNMYLNLSWRIIGKCYSIKIFMIRLLIGIKKIVI
- a CDS encoding carboxylate--amine ligase, translated to MLFNQNFYDPTFNRNQKNRYMNNIKSKSVEAIILGMNITGLHVARNLGRSNILVIGIDFDSKQVGFKSRYCNKKIVVADKDQLLKFLYFNNRHSDHKQVLFPTSDEFVLFISEHSNVLKKNYLFSNPCDNIIETINNKARIYKLFSAYHIAHPKIFSDKTSLNDNLDLIKFPCIFKPVGFRSLQKLGKKAIKIDTREMYKQVALKLLRLNIDCITQELLNLKAQYSAYAYIDRNSNIKATYFTEKLHQNPDFGIGTLVQTCNDISVKNYGNIILDFLKKIKYQGLCEIEYAYDLNDNEFKVIEINTRPWVQNSLPTKAGINFAQIAYSDLLGHPIDVYKDNKMCIKWVDIISDFKNFCVKKDVLFNRKTIFQWIKSVRGNRIEAYYSTDDPMPFVFHVNQLVRYFFKKKNYNE
- a CDS encoding polysaccharide deacetylase family protein, whose translation is MVKKKLKQILGNQTLTIIMNKSHKHAVVVVLMYHDLCDDDDFRSWLRVKKSSFEFQIRKLLELGQFIQPSDLFQKDTLRKDTLNFLVTFDDGFVNNYKLALPVLKKFQIPALFFISTGHTLSGEPFWFDWIISSIQIYKITSLDLRYLGLRDYRFFPSEGLKRWNDIQTLLVDIKTKGNATDPEIKRVISFFRKNFPDVREEIILKYRPLVENEICRMQSSGLCHFGSHSHRHEILTYLTAKDLRMNLVESKKFLEKLLGQPVIHFAYPNGDTNSCVTRCCRQNGYQFGYLAASGLVNKHAHPMYIPRISVSGYDSIKSLLWKINREIIKGTIMLK
- a CDS encoding CapA family protein — translated: MIRLVAVGDMMFSREVKKYIERHERYFISKKIKPFFGGKDILFGNLETPISDVGKPLSGKNPHITFCAPEFISHELHRIGFDVLSIANNHVFDYGAKAFSKTHINLKKHSIRVSGNSINNRQFPVKIKKHNITVGFLSYSYLFGPHIGYAGKGIEGPAKFIKKGREKSITEINELKDKVDCLIVSMHWGHEHVHYPTIEMIEMSHQIIESGADCILGHHPHFVQGIETYNNKLIFYSLGNFIFSEPYKGSRWTVIVHLALGKNQVEIVDIVPCTINENGIPDLVKESDKIKYLKKIDLYSKHLLNKKHQKIIDVSKDYVKYAIRSAIYSRHQNFFKMLPLGIGIKNQIAIYNAVIKDYCKRLR
- a CDS encoding acyl carrier protein, encoding MEIETVLISYLKEQTGTDVVMDTPLIDEGIIDSMGIMELLAFIEESFGVTPDEDDLTVENFTTILAITRFIKDKKAIV